In Syngnathus scovelli strain Florida chromosome 12, RoL_Ssco_1.2, whole genome shotgun sequence, the genomic window TGACCTTTCAGTGGGTTTTAATACAGTGAAGCCAAACAATTTCTTTATCCAGGATCCTGGAACATCCTGCACCTGATCCACCATGCCATCCTGACCAATGTGACAACAAATAAttgattaggttttaggttGTAAAGCTTAATTATTAAATATGAAGAGAAGGTACAAGATAAGTATTCGGTCACAGTGCATAATCGTAATTCTGCCTTGACAAAGAGGGTAAAGTTTGGATTTGGCACAAAGCTGAAGAGGGAACAATACTCCTGCTTCATTTGTGAACTCACCTCATCTTCCCACACCAAGTAGATGACCTCGCAGTCATCATCCCACCAGGGTGAATCAAATTCcacaaatattttattgttggTGCCAAAACCTAATCTCTGGATTGAGTGAATTTTgtgcagaggaagaggaggatggaaCAGTGACGTATAGTGCTTCTTTAAATAGCCTGACCAAACAGAAGCAACAACAATTAGATTCAGGAGGACCAACTGAATGAAGTCCCGATAGTAATACCTAAAGGAACTGTGACGATCACATGATCAGCAGCCACCATCTTCCCATCAACGCACTCGACATTCACATGTGCGTCGCTTTTGTCGGAGTTGTTCCAGTGGATGCGACGAACGGGTGTGTTGTAGCTCACTACACCAGCAGGCAACTCTGACATCAGCTTTTTTACTAGACCTTCATAACCTCTGAAATAAGACAGAATTCAACACAAAATATGAgacaaatggattttttttcttttcacaccaAGTTGTTATCTATACTGTAAATGCGATAAAGAGTTATTGAGGTGTTGAATATGCACAGCCAGTGTGTTTTATATGTTGGACTACGAACCTCGGGAAGGTGCAGTCTAGTCCGAGTGTTGTTTTATAGAGGCCATTAGCACCCAAGCCTAGGTCATCCAAGGTGTGAGTTCCAGAAACGCAACACTCCACCTTCATCATGGTGCTCAACATACACCGCTGCAAAGATCCTGCTTTGTCTGCTTTCCACTTCTCCGCTGATCTTTGTAGCACCTAAACCCAAACAAGACAATGTTACTGTCAAGTTCTGGTAGAACATGGATATGATGATCATACCTCTGCACGTATGAATTGGCCCACGCTAGGCCAAGGTTCGCCTCCCTTCTCCTGAAATTCTGTACACTCATCCAGAAGTTCTTTGAACATCTCCACAGAGGGGTACACATCTTCAGGGCTCAACTTACGCCCTTTTAGTTAGGAGGAACAGCACGAGTTTACCACCTTATTTGGTCGAAAAAGACGAGAGGTTTTCTCAAGAGTCACCTGAGCTGGTGAAGACATTGGGGATCCAGGGAGGATGTCCGCCGATATCCATTGCCTGATTCTCCGGGGTGAGAGCATCTGGACTCAGCAGGCCGTATTCCCGAGCCAAACAAAATACCGGGTTCTCTTCGGATGGCCCATGGATCCAGTTGGCCCCCAACTCTACTATGTTATCACCTACACACAAAAGTCACAACAATAACAGTACTGGGGTTATTGTGAACTTCAATTTATATAtgcgtgtgaatggttgtttgtccacATTTTCCCTACGTTTGTTTAACAAATTAATGAATGCTGTGTTTTACCACTTATTTTGAATATTTCCGGCTACGCATGATTATCATATGGTAATGAACACACAGCGGTTTTGCATATTGTTTTCAATCGATTTTAAATATTACTGTCTTCTGTGTGATTCGGGCTTTATTAGTGCGACGTATACGAGGTTGGTAGCGTACAAACCCGAGTTACGTCGCCATCGTCGGAAATGAACTATGTCGTAAACCGAGGAGTCATTGCAAGTGATAACGTAAAGTTACACGAAAGAAACTGTCAGTGGGTCAAAGTGGGTTCTCTGTTGCACTCACCAAATTTGCCAGTTTTGATTCTCCCCCCGCTTCTTCCAGTCGCTTCGAGTATACGCACATGATTAAATCCTGATTTCACGAGTCTCTGTGCCGTTGCGATCCCCGATATTCCGCATCCGATGATGACAATCCGAGCGTTGGCACCCGTCGACATCGTGACCTGAAAGGGTCAGTTTGACAGGTtaacgggaaaaaaaacatcgttAAGATCACGATTTGCTTCTGAGTGCGAGGTGACTTCTGGTGGGGCGTTTCAAAATAAAGTTCTTCTCTTCGATTTAAAGGGTTAGGGATGGTTGCATATTTCTATCTACTCAAACGCAGTTTTTAGATAATTGGAAGTCTAATATTTAATTAGTTTTaccaatattttgtttttgtcttcattttatttaataaaaaatatcaaACTGCTCATCtaactaaaactaataaaaaagcaggatgaaaaaaaattgcatttaacagcacagtttttattattattatttattattattattacctttcttgttcttgtttctttctttctttttacatTCTACTTTACAGGACCCTGTCAGCATCTATTGGATGTCTGGTCTAtgtatagacctaatttagacgtctaaaattggtctcggtatagacctaaaatagacgtctaaattaaaaacatccatccatccattttctgaaccgcttagtccccacgggggtcgcgggcgtgctggagcctatcccagccgtcaccgggcagtaggcaggggacaccctgaaccggttgccagccaatcgcagatcAAATATGATAATATTTCGAAAACGGAAAGCTGAGGTCTGGCCAGCAGGTGGTGATATAGGAAAAAAATTCCATAAACTCTGGAAAGTTGCGGGCCTCCTTGTCCTGCAAAGTTTGAATGTCCGTATGAATGTGACAGAATGTTGGTGTTGGTAAGACTTTAAGTCTGTACTTTTATAAAGTATACATTTTTTAGCAGGTTATTTTTGAAGTTGCAATGCAGTAATGACAAATATTACATTAACATattaaagtcaagtcaaaaatgttgtttACAATCCTATTTTTTCTATGCTCCctcactagtctaaacacactGTAGTTAATATTGCACTTGTGCCATTTAACCTTGTACTCCCATTTGCTGTTGACTAAAAAGGATATCACAGTGCCCAAGGTCACAACTTGCAAACGCACTACatgaccaaacaaaaaaaaaaacaagtgaaagTCATTACCTGAGCCATTAGGCACagtaatgtcattttcagtcaacactTCCTAATGCATCTAGCATAAATTCCCGCTGGAGTCGTAATCAAAGGAAAAGGATGTGGTAAAAGATTTTACGCATAAGTAATTGCGTTAATCAGCGAATAATAAAGGCACACTGACTAAAGGTCATGGTTGGCCCTGCAAAATGACAACAGTCAACAATTCTTACTGTTAGCCAAAGTGTGGGAAGCAAGGAAGAGCCCTTCTCTCTCAGGATACCCTAttgtgtaacacacacacacacacacacacacacacacacacacgtacaaacGGTGCATGGGAACTCGTTGGCATAAAGGGTCGCTCCGAAGAACAATGCTAATACACTCATCACTTACAGGAAATGATAAGactctatttttttaatgacaaatttgttttgtagACAAATGCAAACAACTTTAAAGCCATACAGTTACTTTATTACATAAGTCATGAAAAACATTACAATtaccaaaaaaaatgcatgtatgAATCGAAAGCAGTAAGAATGTGTCATAAAAATTGAGGATATATATAAATAACAttatgcacacgcacgcgcgcacacacatacaaaaacacccacacatATTTTTATACTGGGTCACAGGAGTGAGTCTTGCCCTCCAGCTGATGAACAATCATTGACCTCAATGTGATGTACCTACACAGGGAGAAGGAAACACATCATTTgtaatggattaaaaaaaataaaataaagggaGTTGATgatattactactactactactactacaactaccactaataataataaatgggaATTAATGAATGATATGAGATAAACAGTAGTAGTTAAGTAATCAAATCGATTGGCTTCCGATGCAGGAATGTTACTCATATGACTGCATCAATTGAACTAACACAGCCGCCATTGACGGGCAAGTTTGTTTGGATTTCATAATATGGAGGGGATATGGACATTGGTTTCACTTAGCACAATTAGACACGTTAAATGTGGACTAGGGTTTTGTATCATGTGCATTCAAGACTCTTCACATACTTTTTTATCAGTTTGTTTATTTCCcgctcttcttcctcttttaGCTTCTCCACAAAGCTGTCCAAAACTGGAATTTCAAACTTGATGTACTGGGCAACCTGGCAAAGAGAGAATAGGCAAGAAGAAAAATTTAAATGTCAAGATGTGTGGAATTTTATCTTGGGAAGTTTATTTTAAATTCTGATGCGATGTGTTTTTCCAGGCCTTCATTTCCTGCTTGTATTTGCGTCTTGCTGTCTTCAGTAAGTGAAAAGTAAGAATTGTGCTGCACGTACACAGGATGTGAGTCGGGACTTGGAGTAATGCCGATGACAACCAAAGAGGATTTCTGCTCCACACGACTTGAAAGCTGCTTTACTGTTTAAGAGTTCAACTGCACTCTCACATAAAACGTGACCCGAGAGACACACACCTTGAACTAACAGCGGCCCATTTTatcatatttatttttgatTGTTTTTGTCCAGTATCAAGTTGAGCATTCCTCCAAGTGAGGATCTGGTTTCCCCTTTAGTGTAGTCACAACATGGGCCACCTATTGTCAGATGAGTCTCACAGCCTTTCCTCAGCGTGCTAAATTTAACTCAACATAATGAGCCCATTGTGTGCCTACGCTCATTTTAAAGAGGTCACCCATGGGCAacatgatgaaaatgacacTCACATCATAGGTGACTTCTTCTCCCAGGTCGGCCTCCATGATGAAGATCTTGGATATCATCTCACAAGGTCCGTGAAGCACACGGGTCACCAGCGGGTATTCACTATCCTTCAATTGGGTCcgctctaaataaataaaaaaaatatataattagaaTCATTGAGAAAttactaatacatggaatatttCCTTGAGGAAAATGATAACCTACATACCTCCAGACTCGTGGACCATATAAAGAACAAATTCTTCAGATTTATTTTCCACCTTAAAAGATACAAATATTGAATAATAGTACCTTTATCTTGCAtacagtataataataataataataataataataataataataataataataataataataatgcagtatcataaaaaaaaattaaaaaaaagtccaatcaTCACAATAAATATCATTAACATGCACTTACCCGAAACTTTTGTAGGAGCATATTTAGGACCTGCGCTGTCGTCATGGCGCTGTTTACTCGCACGTTAGTGACTGAACCAAAGGCCGGAGTGAATACAGATGTCTGGTGAGGAGGtcgacataaacacaaatccaTCACAGAATATACAGAATATGTAGAAAATTGTTTAGAACTTTTTGTGCTCAGTTCTTGTCATTCCCTCACGTCTGGGCTCTGAACATTTTGTACAGGAAGTCTAAACCGGGAAAGAAGTCAGCGGTTGACCAGCTGTATAATGTTggaccacatacacacacactatataGCCAAAGAGGAACTGATGAAGTGCTCCTAATAGGGCTCATTAGTGAAATCCGCACATGGCCAAACTATTGTCAAATATGAACAGTGCAAGTACAGGAACATCCTTCCAGGAAAGACCTTCCCCTCTGCacctgtgtgtgtacatgtgtgtgtgtgtctttgtaccTTGTGATTGTAGAAGTGTCCGTTGATGGAGAACCTGTGTGTgcgtaaacgttgcaggtccctGGCAGTGTTTGTCCTTGACCTCCTCTGGACGTGCATGAAGGAAGCGTCACTTCTGGTCCTTAGCAGCTGTGGACACTCTTCTACCTCCTGCATGCCCTCCACATCCACCCCTCAATAAACAAAGGAAATTACTGGTACTTTTCAAATGACCAGAAAAACCTTCCATCAGGCACtcagacatattccaaaaaactTTTCATTTTATGTTATGgtttaaaaatttaaatttgccaTGCTTGTAAACAACACCCTTCTCTGTGGTGTTTATTTGCACTTTACAGGGTCTTTAAAGATTCGGAAATGTGTTGAAATCCAAACCttgatcaacaacaacaaacggcTAAACTTGTTGCTGTTTAGTGCCAGTAATCCGAATTGCAATACTCCAGAATTCTGCAGGGGATCAATCTGAAATCTAAACCGTAGCACATGTAATGTTCTTATTATAAATTATGTGCAATAAAAGGTCAACATCGAAGCAGGACCGGATCAGAGCTGTTAATTACTTTTCGTCTGGTTACACGTGGTCTGGACTGATCAGCCTCTCATGAGCAGATTACCTCGGCACGTGAATTGCAGAATTATGCAGAGTGAAGCGGGGCTACAACCTGCTCCTCAACGTGTAATCTGTAAtcatcaggtgtgtgtgtgtgtgtgtgtgtgtgtgtaggggaggTGGTGAAGCGCACGTGTCTTATTCACCTGCTGATCCACTTTCACTGCTCAGTGAATTATTGTTCGACTCTGTCGATCGTGGCTTTGCAATTACAGACATGGTGTTCCTGTAGAAACAAAATCATACACTATTTTCATAAATACACTGAATACAAATTGATGTACCCGCAGTAGATGGTATTCTTCATTCAGcaaaattaaatgaaatataTGATAGATAATTTAAAATGACCATTAACCCCAATTCCAATTCATAACAGAAATGTAATAATTGATGTGAGGTTGTATGAAAACTTAACTAAACACACTTGGAAACTAGATGAAGTATTTTCCAAAGACAATAATTCAATAATAACATTTCCATTTCCATGTCCATACATGTCTTGTGATGAACTGGTAACCAGTTGGGGGTGCACCCAGTCCTGAACTTGCCTACTTTTGTGGTTATAATACAGTTGACCACAAAAGTAGGCCAACTATGTGGAACCTCAGCATCAAGTGTTAAACTGCAGGGTGGGGATGCTTGTGCACAATGAGGCAAAGTGTTAGTTGGACTAAAGTGTCGAAGGAATGCGCACGTGTACTTTTGTGTGTTGAGGACAGGGAGGGCCGCCGTACCGGTTGGGACGCAGTCGTTCGTTGTCGTCGTACATTTGAAGTCTGATTGGTCGATGGAGACCCCAGTGGATGTTCAACAAACCTTCCAGGAtgaaccccccctcctcctcctgtacaaatacacacacacacgtgttacCCAAAGAGGAAATCCTGTCACAAAAGCTCAATGTCAGGTGTACGTGCAAGAACAGGCGATCCAGGGTGAAGTTTCTCATTTTGGAGAAAAGGGAGTAGGAGCGACCCGCCCTTTTAATTCAGTACACGGGTGATGTCATGTCTGAGGGAGTGCTTCGGGTCACGTACTGTAGGTACAGAGGTGGAATATTTTATTTAAccaattaaaagtaaattctcTGTATTTAGCTCCAAAGGTAACACTTTGTTGTTTGTTAGCACA contains:
- the paox gene encoding peroxisomal N(1)-acetyl-spermine/spermidine oxidase yields the protein MSTGANARIVIIGCGISGIATAQRLVKSGFNHVRILEATGRSGGRIKTGKFGDNIVELGANWIHGPSEENPVFCLAREYGLLSPDALTPENQAMDIGGHPPWIPNVFTSSGRKLSPEDVYPSVEMFKELLDECTEFQEKGGEPWPSVGQFIRAEVLQRSAEKWKADKAGSLQRCMLSTMMKVECCVSGTHTLDDLGLGANGLYKTTLGLDCTFPRGYEGLVKKLMSELPAGVVSYNTPVRRIHWNNSDKSDAHVNVECVDGKMVAADHVIVTVPLGYLKKHYTSLFHPPLPLHKIHSIQRLGFGTNNKIFVEFDSPWWDDDCEVIYLVWEDEDGMVDQVQDVPGSWIKKLFGFTVLKPTERFGHVLCGWIAGHESNYMETLSEQEVLHAVTQLVRRFTGNPIITPRRVLRSQWFHDPWTCGSYSYTSRGCSLQDLENLMEPLPSKRSLSQPLQVLFAGEATHPCYFSTVHGALLTGWREADRLLAHYSSAHSAQPTKSKL
- the rassf4a gene encoding ras association domain-containing protein 4a, which encodes MGEHQTYVQLSADKQIPKSDILLLLRTYNCYHAGKNFQLRTHEEEEGGFILEGLLNIHWGLHRPIRLQMYDDNERLRPNRNTMSVIAKPRSTESNNNSLSSESGSAGVDVEGMQEVEECPQLLRTRSDASFMHVQRRSRTNTARDLQRLRTHRFSINGHFYNHKTSVFTPAFGSVTNVRVNSAMTTAQVLNMLLQKFRVENKSEEFVLYMVHESGERTQLKDSEYPLVTRVLHGPCEMISKIFIMEADLGEEVTYDVAQYIKFEIPVLDSFVEKLKEEEEREINKLIKKYITLRSMIVHQLEGKTHSCDPV